The proteins below come from a single Papaver somniferum cultivar HN1 chromosome 11, ASM357369v1, whole genome shotgun sequence genomic window:
- the LOC113321028 gene encoding F-box protein At3g07870-like — MKEMKAVCLEMHINMETILPSDLTLNILSRLPADSVLQCRQVLKTWKDLLRQPSYPRAHLLHQLSQINGNSFTSPSSHTTAGIPFGLLFFFSFTLERGNQLYYGEYDNQTRNKIRKINQPLTVGKSVIGSCNGLICFSENYPYHVLEPSYVSNPITGEYVTIPRIIKRGNLVDYSEFVVCGFGYHPSTDKYKIVKIHYTKTTHLGRVVYTIGSGSGWRETGTTTHSLRPKNECASRGSCMYLSPFGTLANGALHWLNKEEKIVSFDLAKENVYLLPSPPFVPAASDENCFQLQVLGGCLCFVHEKRGECLDIWFLRKTGESNSFELNEQDDYELLTWIKEFSIPIEREAEPCALTNSGELLMRHKGFLFCYNPKTAALEKLMDNYFCYVLQHVNSFVSLKALGERRCSFRKRYDVNPAPKEIFIGNQQKDDGPTNA, encoded by the coding sequence ATGAAAGAGATGAAAGCGGTTTGTCTAGAGATGCATATAAACATGGAGACGATCCTCCCTTCAGATCTTACTTTAAACATACTTTCTCGCTTACCCGCTGATTCAGTCTTACAGTGTAGACAAGTGTTGAAAACGTGGAAGGACCTACTTCGTCAACCTTCCTATCCTCGGGCTCACTTACTACATCAATTATCGCAGATTAATGGTAACAGTTTCACAAGTCCTTCTTCTCATACTACTGCTGGTATTCCTTTCggacttcttttcttcttttcatttaCACTGGAACGTGGCAACCAGCTTTACTATGGAGAGTATGATAACCAGACTcgtaataaaattagaaagatCAACCAGCCTCTCACTGTTGGTAAATCAGTTATTGGTTCATGTAACGGGCTGATTTGCTTTTCTGAAAACTATCCTTATCATGTCCTTGAACCTAGCTATGTTAGTAATCCTATCACTGGAGAATACGTAACAATTCCACGAATAATCAAAAGAGGAAACCTTGTCGACTACTCTGAGTTTGTAGTGTGTGGTTTTGGTTACCATCCTTCTACTGACAAGTACAAAATCGTAAAAATCCACTATACCAAAACCACTCATTTGGGGCGGGTAGTATACACAATAGGCAGTGGCAGCGGTTGGAGAGAGACGGGAACAACCACTCACTCACTGCGACCTAAGAATGAATGCGCTTCTCGGGGTTCGTGTATGTATCTATCCCCATTTGGTACGTTAGCAAACGGAGCACTTCAttggcttaacaaggaagagaaGATTGTATCCTTTGATTTGGCTAAGGAGAATGTATACTTGCTCCCATCACCACCTTTTGTCCCTGCTGCAAGTGATGAAAACTGTTTTCAACTTCAGGTATTGGGAGGATGCCTGTGTTTTGTTCATGAAAAGCGAGGTGAATGCTTAGACATATGGTTCTTAAGGAAGACGGGAGAAAGCAATAGTTTTGAGTTGAATGAACAGGATGATTACGAGTTATTAACCTGGATTAAAGAGTTTAGCATACCAATTGAACGTGAAGCAGAGCCGTGTGCCCTTACTAATAGTGGTGAACTTCTAATGCGCCacaaaggttttctcttctgttaTAATCCAAAAACTGCAGCCTTGGAAAAGCTCATGGATAACTACTTTTGTTATGTACTTCAACATGTCAACAGCTTTGTTTCGCTGAAAGCTCTTGGAGAAAGGCGGTGTAGTTTCAGAAAAAGGTATGATGTAAATCCAGCACCAAAGGAAATCTTTATAGGAAATCAACAGAAGGATGATGGACCGACTAATGCATAA